A single region of the Methanobacteriaceae archaeon genome encodes:
- the tsaA gene encoding tRNA (N6-threonylcarbamoyladenosine(37)-N6)-methyltransferase TrmO: MNIELESIGTIHTEFKEIEGMPIQPTGAKGVKGTIVIKDKYVDGLKDLDGFSHIHLIYLLHKVERYKLEVKPFMDTKTHGVFATRSPKRPNRIGMSVVKVNKVEGNTVFIENVDILDETPLLDIKPYVPQLYEDTIDELKIGWFETNHQKAKSQKSDDRFK; the protein is encoded by the coding sequence ATGAATATCGAGTTAGAATCCATTGGAACAATCCATACAGAATTTAAAGAAATTGAAGGAATGCCCATTCAACCTACAGGAGCAAAAGGCGTTAAAGGAACAATTGTTATTAAAGACAAATACGTTGATGGATTAAAAGATTTAGATGGTTTTTCACACATCCATTTAATCTATTTGCTTCATAAAGTTGAAAGATACAAACTTGAAGTAAAACCGTTTATGGATACTAAAACTCATGGTGTTTTTGCAACAAGATCCCCTAAAAGACCAAACCGTATTGGTATGAGTGTTGTTAAAGTAAATAAAGTTGAAGGAAATACTGTATTTATTGAAAATGTTGATATTCTTGATGAAACACCATTATTAGACATTAAACCTTACGTTCCTCAATTATATGAAGATACAATTGATGAGTTAAAAATCGGCTGGTTTGAGACTAATCATCAAAAAGCAAAATCTCAAAAGTCTGATGACAGATTTAAATAA
- a CDS encoding molybdenum cofactor biosynthesis protein MoaE, translated as MVVRVIESGEKIVTTADLIEELKQNSKVDYCGAMFTFEGFVRGKEENMNLKKLVLSTPDKEKTKAEIEKIVENAKIKYNVPEISVVHYIGEFNTGDLLFLVAVLGYHRDESYDALKEVIESVKFDVEFKKEEISEEGTKIILAGG; from the coding sequence ATGGTTGTAAGAGTTATTGAATCTGGTGAAAAAATAGTAACAACTGCAGATTTAATTGAAGAATTAAAACAAAATTCAAAAGTCGATTACTGTGGAGCTATGTTTACTTTTGAAGGATTTGTCCGTGGAAAAGAAGAAAATATGAACTTGAAAAAGTTAGTATTAAGCACTCCTGATAAAGAAAAAACAAAAGCTGAAATCGAAAAAATTGTTGAAAACGCTAAAATTAAATACAATGTTCCTGAAATTTCAGTTGTACACTACATTGGAGAATTCAACACAGGAGATTTATTGTTTTTAGTTGCAGTTTTAGGTTATCATAGAGATGAAAGTTATGATGCACTTAAAGAAGTAATTGAAAGTGTTAAATTTGACGTTGAATTCAAAAAAGAAGAAATTTCAGAAGAAGGAACTAAAATTATTCTTGCAGGAGGATAA